Proteins found in one Lates calcarifer isolate ASB-BC8 linkage group LG8, TLL_Latcal_v3, whole genome shotgun sequence genomic segment:
- the rbm22 gene encoding pre-mRNA-splicing factor RBM22 produces MATSLGSNTYNRQNWEDADFPILCQTCLGENPYIRMTKEKYGKECKICARPFTVFRWCPGTRMRFKKTEVCQTCSKMKNVCQTCLLDLEYGLPIQVRDTGLAIKDEVPKSDVNKEYYTQNMEREIANSDGSRPVGQLGKATSSSDMLLKLARTTPYYKRNRPHICSFWVKGECKRGEECPYRHEKPTDPDDPLADQNIKDRYYGINDPVADKLLKRASTMPRLDPPEDKTITTLYIGGLGDTVTDGDLKSHFYQFGEIRTITIVQRQQCAFIQFATRQSAEMAAEKSFNKLIINGRRLTVKWGRSQAARGKEGVKDGVSEMGTRLDPVPGLPGALPPPPALDEEAPANYFNLDPSTSPAVMNIALPPPPGINPPPPGFGPPMFHPMGPMAPPMPPPMSMRPPGQIHYPSQDPQRMGAHAAHGSRHGD; encoded by the exons ATGGCGACGTCCCTAGGATCCAACACCTACAATAGACAGAACTGGGAAGACGCG GATTTTCCAATTCTGTGTCAGACATGTTTAGGAGAAAATCCTTACATCCGTATG ACCAAGGAGAAGTATGGGAAAGAATGCAAG ATCTGTGCTCGGCCCTTTACTGTATTCCGGTGGTGTCCAGGAACACGGATGCGTTTCAAGAAGACAGAGGTCTGTCAGACctgcagtaaaatgaaaaatgtttgtcaGACATGTCTACTGGACCTGGAGTATG gttTGCCTATCCAGGTCCGAGACACTGGGCTTGCTATCAAAGATGAGGTTCCTAAGTCAGATGTGAACAAAGAGTACTACACACAGAATATGGAGAGAGAG atagCTAATTCTGATGGCTCACGGCCGGTGGGCCAGCTAGGAAAGGCCACCAGCTCTAGTGATATGTTGCTGAAACTGGCACGTACAACACCATATTACAAGAGGAATCGGCCGCACATCTGCTCCTTCTGGGTGAAGGGAGAGtgtaagagaggagaggaatgtcCCTACAG GCACGAGAAGCCCACAGATCCTGATGACCCCCTGGCTGACCAGAACATAAAGGACCGTTACTATGGCATCAATGATCCAGTGGCTGACAAGCTGCTGAAGCGAGCTTCAACTATGCCCCGACTGGACCCACCAGAGGACAAGACCATCACCACCCTCTACATAGGGGGTTTGGGAGATACTGTCACGGATGGAGATCTCAA GAGTCACTTTTACCAGTTTGGTGAGATTCGCACCATTACCATAGTCCAGAGGCAGCAGTGTGCCTTCATCCAGTTTGCCACACGGCAGTCAGCTGAAATGGCTGCTGAGAAGTCCTTCAATAAACTGATCATTAATGGAAGGAGGCTCACTGTCAAGTGGGGAAG GTCTCAGGCAGCAAGAGGAAAGGAGGGCGTCAAAGATGGTGTCAGTGAGATGGGTACCAGACTTGATCCTGTACCTGGACTGCCTGGAG ctcttcctccaccaccagcTTTAGATGAAGAGGCTCCTGCAAACTACTTTAACCTGGATCCTAGCACCTCTCCTGCTGTCATGAACATCGCTCTGCCCCCGCCCCCAGGCATTAACCCACCTCCACCAG GTTTCGGCCCTCCAATGTTTCACCCCATGGGTCCCATGGCTCCACCTATGCCCCCTCCAATGAGCATGAGACCTCCTGGTCAAATCCACTACCCCTCCCAGGATCCCCAGCGCATGGGTGCCCATGCTGCACATGGCTCACGCCATGGTGATTAG